The Nitrosomonadales bacterium nucleotide sequence GCAGCAGCAAAACCCGTTGCCGCACCCGCTGTCATGAGCGAAGGCTTGGTGCAGATCGAGACCGCCGCAGAAAAGCTCAAGACCGTCTCGGCCGTTGTTCAGGAAGCACCCGCGCAACCGGCCAACCGCCGCAGGGTACGTCCACGTGAGGTGTATGTGGAAAACGAACCGCTGGTGCAGATCGAAACGCAACACCCGCAAGCGTAATCCTGCCATCCGGCAAAACAAAAACCGCACGGTGCAAGCCGTGCGGTTTTTTTATCATCGGAGCGAATCGCGACGGCTACAGATGCCGCTCTCGGATATGCTGCAACAACCCTTCCGCCGCATCCTCCACCATATCCAGCACCCGCTCGAACCCGTCCGCGCCGCCATAATAGGGATCGGGAACTTCGCGCTCCGCATGATGGCGCGCAAACTCGAGGAACAGTCTCGTCTGCGTTCCGCTATCCGGCGGCGCGATGCGTTGCAGGATGGCAAGATTGGCCCGATCCATCGCCAGCACATAATCGAAACGGCGGAAATCGTCCTCTGCCACCTGCCGCCCGCGCAATCCGCCCATATCGTAACCGCGCTGCTGCGCCGCCCGCTGCGTGCGCCGGTCCGGCGGCTCGCCGATGTGGTAATCGTGCGTCCCCGCCGAATCGATCAGGATGTTCCCGGACAAACCCGCATTCTCGACATACTGGCGGAACACCGCCTCGGCCGTGGGCGAGCGGCAGATATTGCCCATGCAGACAAACACGACAGAAACTTTTTTCATCATCTCAACCAGCCATCACCTTGTATTAACAACTCTAGCCCTGCTCAAATCCATTGTAACTGTATCGCCACACGGCGGTCTTTACTTGACTATTTAACTCGGGTTATTTACCATCTGCCGTATTCAATCAATTCCCAAGGAGCAACGATAATGGAAATCCCGACACGCGATGGAGACGGTTATCTCGAAAGCATGAATGACTGGACCCCGGAGATCGCAAAGGCGATGGCTGATGCCGACGGTTACGAGTTGAACGATGAGAAATGGGCACACATCATGAAAGCCCGCGAATTCTACGAAGAATTCGGCACTGTTCCGCCGATTCGCAAGTTCGCGAAATATATCGAGCAGGACCAGAAAGAACTCTTCGACCTGTGGATGACCGGCCCGATGAAACCCATCACCAAGTACGGCGGCCTGCCGAAACCGACCGGCTGCGTCTGAATCGCATCATGGCGGAGTGGCTTCCGCCTATCCCCTGCCGCACTGGGTAATTCCGCAAGTCTCTAACCTGGGCGCTTGAACAGCGCCGGAATCTGCACCTTGGGCTTTCCGGTCGGCACTTCGGGTTTCTCGATCGGCGCGCTCGGGCTGGCGACGCTCGGTTCATACGGCCTGTCGAACCACGGATCGTGCAGCGGTTTCTTGTTTGCGGGCACATGGTACTCGCGGCCGTGTTCGCGGTGCTCGCTACGCGGCGCACGGTGCGGCTTTGGTGCATAGTCGTGCGCGGGAATATTCGCGGCCTCCTTGCGGATATCGGTCTTGATCAGCTTCTCGATCTCCTTCAGGTACTTCTCCTCCTCAGGCGACACCAGCGAGATCGCCGTGCCGGAAGCGCCGGCCCGCCCGGTGCGGCCGATGCGATGCACATAATCCTCCGGCGCATGCGGGATCTCGTAATTGATCACCATCGGCAGATGGTCGATATCCAGTCCGCGTGCCGCCACGTCGGTCGCGATCAGCACCGCCACCCTGCCCTCCTTGAACGCATCCAGCGCCTGCATGCGCTCCAGCTGGCTCTTGTCGCCATGGATCGCGTCGGCGGACACCCCTTCGCGCTGCAACTGGCGCGCCAGGCGGCTGGCCGTCAACTTGGTCTTGGTGAACACGATCGCCTGCTTCGCATCGTCCCCCTGCAGCAACTGCGTCAGCAAATAATGCTTGTCCGACTGCTCGACCATGTAGGCCTTCTGCGTGACGTTCTCGGCGGTCGCATTGCTGCGCGCCATCTCGATCAGCGTCGGATAGATCAGGAAATCATCCGCCAGCTTCTTGATCTCGTCCGAGAACGTGGCGGAAAACATCAGGCTCTGGCGCTTCCTCGGCAACAGCGCCAGGATTCGCTTCAGCGCCGGCATGAACCCCATGTCCAGCATACGGTCCGCTTCGTCCAGCACCAGCATCTGCACCGTGTTCAGCAACACTGTCTTCTGCTCGATGTGATCCAGCAGGCGGCCCGGCGTCGCCACCAGAATCTCCACGCCGCGCTTCAGCGTCGGCGACTGCGTCTTGATGTCCACCCCGCCGTACACCACCAGCGAACGCACCTGCGTGTGCTTCGCATAAGCCTTGATGTTCTCTTCCACCTGCACCGCCAGCTCGCGCGTCGGCACCAGGATCAGCGCGCGCACGGGATGGCGCGCCGGAGAAGTACTGTTACTGGCATGCGGCAACAGCTGCTGCAATATCGGCAGCGCGAACGCGGCCGTCTTGCCAGTCCCGGTCTGTGCGCCCGCCATCAGGTCGAAACCCTGCAGCACCAGCGGGATGGCCTGTGCCTGGATCGGAGTGGGCGTGGTGTAACCGGAATCGGTGAGCGCCTTGAGGATTTCCGGCGCGAGGTTCAGATCGGCAAAACTAACGGTACTCAATGTCTGTTCTCTTCCTGTGTGTCGTTTCAATGTCCCGGCATTATACGCCCCTGCGGGGGATTCACGGCCGCCGCTTCTTGCGCAACGGATCGAGCAAAGCCGACAGCCCGTTGTGATCCAGCTCCTGCATCAGCGCCAGCAACTGCCCCAGTTCGCCGGGCGGAAACCCGGTGCGCGCGAACCAGTTGAGATAATTGCCCGGCAGATCGGCGATCAGGCGCCCCTTGTACTTGCCGTAGGGCATCTCGCGCGTGACCAGCAGTTCGAGGTGCTGATGATCAACTTGGTCCATACCTCACCCCGACCTTCGTTGCAGGCAATATCACAACGGCGACAGCAACACGCCGTCGCGCAGTTTCTTCAGTTCGTCGCGCAATGCGGCGGCGCGCTCGAATTCGAGGTTCTTTGCGGCCTTGAGCATTTCCTTTTCCAGCCGGGTGATCTCTTTCGCGACTTCCTTTTCGCTCATCGCCAGGTATTTCGCCTGCGTCTGGGCGGCCTTGAGCTGGCTGCGCGCGGCTTCCGGTTCGTACATGCCTTCGATGATGTCCTTGATGCGTTTCTGCACGCCCTGCGGGGTGATGTTGTGCGCGAAGTTGTAGTCCACCTGTCTGGTGCGGCGGCGTTCGGTCTCGTCGATGGCGCGCTTCATCGAGTCGGTGATGCGGTCGGCGTACAGGATGGCCTTGCCGTTGATGTGGCGCGCGGCGCGGCCGATGGTCTGGATCAGCGAGCGTTCGGAACGCAGGAAGCCTTCCTTGTCGGCGTCCAGGATCGCGACCAGCGACACTTCGGGGATGTCCAGCCCTTCGCGCAGCAGGTTGATGCCGACCAGCACGTCGAACTGGCCGAGGCGCAGGTCGCGGATGATCTCGACGCGCTCGACGGTTTCGATGTCGGAGTGCAGGTAGCGCACCTTGATGCCGTGCTCGGAAAAGTATTCGGTGAGCTGTTCGGCCATGCGCTTGGTCAGCGTGGTGACCAGCACGCGCTCGCCCGCCTTGATGCGCAGGTTGGCCTCGGACATCAGGTCGTCCACCTGATGGGTGGCGGGACGTACTTCGATCTGCGGGTCGATCAGTCCGGTGGGACGCACCACCTGTTCGACCACCTGCCCGGCATGTTCGGCTTCGTACACCGAAGGCGTGGCGGAGATGAACACGGTCTGGCGCATCACCTTCTCGAATTCGTCGAAACGCAACGGGCGATTGTCCATCGCGGACGGCAGGCGGAAGCCGTAGTTGACCAGGTTTTCCTTGCGCGCGCGGTCGCCCTTGTACATGCCGCCGATCTGCGGGATGGTGACGTGGCTCTCGTCGATGAACATCAGCGCGTTGGGCGGCAGGTAGTCGATCAGTGTCGGCGGCGGCTCGCCCGGCTTGCGCCCGGACAGATGGCGCGAGTAGTTCTCGATGCCCTTGGTGAAGCCGATCTCGTTGAGCATCTCGAGGTCGTGGCGGGTGCGCTGCTCGATGCGCTGCGCCTCGACCAGCTTGTTCTCGCGGATATAGAACGCGATGCGCTCGGCCAGCTCGACCTTGATGGTATCCAGTGCGGCCAGCACGGTGCTGCGCGGCGTGACGTAATGGCTGGACGGATAGACGGTGTAGCGCGGCACCTTCTGCAGGATGTGCCCGGTGAGCGGGTCGAACAGCGACAGGGTCTCCACTTCGTCGTCGAACAGTGTGACGCGCAGCGCGTGTTCGCTGCTTTCCGCCGGGAAGAT carries:
- a CDS encoding low molecular weight phosphotyrosine protein phosphatase; translation: MMKKVSVVFVCMGNICRSPTAEAVFRQYVENAGLSGNILIDSAGTHDYHIGEPPDRRTQRAAQQRGYDMGGLRGRQVAEDDFRRFDYVLAMDRANLAILQRIAPPDSGTQTRLFLEFARHHAEREVPDPYYGGADGFERVLDMVEDAAEGLLQHIRERHL
- a CDS encoding TusE/DsrC/DsvC family sulfur relay protein, coding for MEIPTRDGDGYLESMNDWTPEIAKAMADADGYELNDEKWAHIMKAREFYEEFGTVPPIRKFAKYIEQDQKELFDLWMTGPMKPITKYGGLPKPTGCV
- a CDS encoding DEAD/DEAH box helicase: MSTVSFADLNLAPEILKALTDSGYTTPTPIQAQAIPLVLQGFDLMAGAQTGTGKTAAFALPILQQLLPHASNSTSPARHPVRALILVPTRELAVQVEENIKAYAKHTQVRSLVVYGGVDIKTQSPTLKRGVEILVATPGRLLDHIEQKTVLLNTVQMLVLDEADRMLDMGFMPALKRILALLPRKRQSLMFSATFSDEIKKLADDFLIYPTLIEMARSNATAENVTQKAYMVEQSDKHYLLTQLLQGDDAKQAIVFTKTKLTASRLARQLQREGVSADAIHGDKSQLERMQALDAFKEGRVAVLIATDVAARGLDIDHLPMVINYEIPHAPEDYVHRIGRTGRAGASGTAISLVSPEEEKYLKEIEKLIKTDIRKEAANIPAHDYAPKPHRAPRSEHREHGREYHVPANKKPLHDPWFDRPYEPSVASPSAPIEKPEVPTGKPKVQIPALFKRPG
- a CDS encoding DUF3820 family protein yields the protein MDQVDHQHLELLVTREMPYGKYKGRLIADLPGNYLNWFARTGFPPGELGQLLALMQELDHNGLSALLDPLRKKRRP
- the uvrB gene encoding excinuclease ABC subunit UvrB — encoded protein: MTTITFPDSPYILHQPFEPAGDQPAAIAKLVEGIADGLSFQTLLGVTGSGKTFTMANVIARTGRPAIVMAPNKTLAAQLYSELRDFLPENAVEYFVSYYDYYQPEAYVPSRDVYIEKDSSINEQIEQMRLSATKALLEREDAVIVATVSAIYGIGDPVDYHGMILHLRHNEKMHQRDVIKRLVEMQYERNETDFSRGKFRVRGDVIDIFPAESSEHALRVTLFDDEVETLSLFDPLTGHILQKVPRYTVYPSSHYVTPRSTVLAALDTIKVELAERIAFYIRENKLVEAQRIEQRTRHDLEMLNEIGFTKGIENYSRHLSGRKPGEPPPTLIDYLPPNALMFIDESHVTIPQIGGMYKGDRARKENLVNYGFRLPSAMDNRPLRFDEFEKVMRQTVFISATPSVYEAEHAGQVVEQVVRPTGLIDPQIEVRPATHQVDDLMSEANLRIKAGERVLVTTLTKRMAEQLTEYFSEHGIKVRYLHSDIETVERVEIIRDLRLGQFDVLVGINLLREGLDIPEVSLVAILDADKEGFLRSERSLIQTIGRAARHINGKAILYADRITDSMKRAIDETERRRTRQVDYNFAHNITPQGVQKRIKDIIEGMYEPEAARSQLKAAQTQAKYLAMSEKEVAKEITRLEKEMLKAAKNLEFERAAALRDELKKLRDGVLLSPL